Within Pseudomonas cichorii, the genomic segment AAAAGTGTTACAGCCTTACCGCGATGGGCCATCAATGCCATCCCGATTATGTAACTTGGCGTTAACGGGGCCTTTATAGCGGCCTCGACGCCACGCCGGATGGAACAAACGCCAGTGCGCATCCTGTGCTGCCGCGAGCAATTCATGGTCGCCACGCGTGTCCCCCCAGGCGCGTACCCGGAACTGCGAAAGTGGCCCGTAAACACCCTCAAGGCGCATCACCTTGGAGTCGCAGCGGCAGTTGCTGCCCTCGATCAGGCCGGTGAGCTTGCCGTCGATCACTTCCAGATTGGTGCCGATCAGTTCAACTTTCAGGCGATCTGCGAAAGGTTGCAGGACCATAGCAGGCGATGCTGAACATAGCGTGACAATGGCGCCCTTTTCGATTTCCGCCGCCACGGACTCCAGCGCCGCCGGACGCATCAGGCGCGCCCAGTACAGCTGGCAGAAGGCTTCGGCCTTCTGTTGCAGCCAGTCCACCTCAACGCCGGTCAGAAAGGCCTTGATCAGACGGCCCTTGAGCTCATCGCGGGTCACGCGCTTGGCAAGGTAGCCCAGGCTCGGCAGTACCAGCCGGGCCATACGAACGGAAAAAGCACGCTGCCCAAAAGCGAATTTTAGAAATGGGACAAAGCTGTCATGGCGGGTCAATGTCCCGTCAAAATCGAACACCGCCAGCAGGCGCTGCTCCACTTCCACTTCAAGATCAGGCTCTATCATTTAACTAACTGCCTCAGCGAGTCGAATGCTGGCATCCACGATCGAAGCGGGGGTCGGCAGGACTCCATGCCATTTGGCGCGCTCCATGATGTGGGTTGCCCATTTGTAATGAGTGGCCGGTTCACACATCGCATCGTTGTACTTGAACACCGCCGGAGCGACAGAGTTCAAAATCATCCGTGCGCAATTCAGGTCTTCCAGGCTCACACGAAACGCATTCTGAATGATATTGACCTGCGAGGGGTGGATTGCTGTCTTGCCCACCATACCGTTGGAGATATCCAGCGCCAGTTCCTGCTCCATGATGTCGGGAGTCGCCAATTGCTCAAAAACCGGTGCGGTCAGGGCAAACCCCTGGGAACCCATCACACCGGACAGCATCGGAATCACATAGCCCATGGGCGTGCCATACAGCGTCATGGCCGGATTGCGGCGCAGCCCCAGGCAGCCCATCAGATCGTTACCGCCAATGCGCAAGGCAATGATCCGCTCGCCCAGATTCACCTTGAGTGCCTGCCCCAGTTCGACCATGGCCGTCGGGTTGAACACCTCAGGCGTCTCCAGTGTAGGCATCAGGGCCAGCTCTGGATTGGTAACGGCATCCTCCCAGCTTGCAAGGCTTTGCAGCGAAAGCTTGGGGACAACGAACCCATCGACGTGGGCCATCAGCGGCCAGTCATTGAGAATTTTCGCCATTGCCGCATCGCGAGGACGAACAAACAACAACGGGCCATTGACCGGCCGTCCGCCACGGTCCTGAATGCGTGTCAGCACATTGCGCAGGTTGACCAGCGCCGTCTCGACATCGATCAGCGCCACGGCGTCTTCCAGGCACACGACCAGAGAGCGCAGTTCGGGGATCTTTTCTGCGAATACCACATCGAGAATGTCGTCGCGGGTGGCAGGCATATAGAGCGTTGCACCCAAAGCATAAGGCGAAGGTATGGCCATTAGCTGAGACTCCGAATGATGGTTACCGCCCTATAAGGCCCCAGGGCATTTGCAGATTCTTCGACAGGGATGCCCGCTTTTTCAGTCAGGTGCATGAGCAGTTGCACATCGCTGTCAGTGGTATTGCGTACCAGCACATGATCGGGCACACGGCGCATGACGGCACGGGTAGCCTCGGCAATCCCCGGCTTCACCCGGTTGAGATTGTTGATCCCGAACCGCCCGGCCAGAGTGTCGATCACTTCCCGGGCTGAACGTTTGAGCTCGATGCGCTGCTGCGGCGTCCAGGGTTGGGCTGCAACAACGCCCTGCAGATTGCGGCGCTGACTTTCGATTCGCTCGATGAACGAGCGAGTCACGTCGTGCCCTTGCAGGTGATCGTAAACGACACACCCGTGTAATCCGCCATCAGCAGGCCATATGGAACGCGACACCAGACCTGACACCGTGGCCCCCAGAATACCGGACGGGATGACCCAGTCCTCGGAGGACGCCGCCAGCCACGCACTGCCGCACGGGTCGGCCAGCACCACCAGACGCGGCTCTTCGGGAAACCGCGCATCGCCCGCCAGACTGCGTTTGATCTCCCCGGAAATCGCGCCCTTGCCGGTCCAGCCATCCACGAAAACAATGTTCTGCGCACCATGGGCCTGAATGATGGCCTCAAGCGCTACAGAGTCGATGCCACGGTCACGAATAATGCTGATGCCATAGTGATGCGCTTCGCGGCCCAGTCCGATCAAGGACCGACGCAACAAGACACCCAATGGCAAACCGGCACGCACGAATGACACCAGAACGATCTCGCGCCCCTGGCACGCCTGATCGAGGGCCAGCGCCAAAGCCTGCACGTCGGTCGCCATGCGCAGACCATTCTGCATCAGCGCACGTTCGAACAAAGCGCCATGCGCATCGCCCGGAGCTGACTCCAGGCTGATCATTTCTGAATAATGCTTTTGCTTCGTCTGGATCAGACGCTCTTTTTCCTCGACATCGGTGGTGTCCATCTCGACGCCGCGCAGCAGAAAATGCACGTCATCCGCGAGATAGCTACCGCTGCCCACTGTATCGAGCCCGTGAACGGGATTACTCATGCGCAGCACCGGCGAACATCTTCGCTAACTGGCTGCGGGCAGGCGTTGCCCACCAATGGCACTCGTCCATGAAGCCCAGATCAGTGATGCTGTCACCAAAGCCCAGCACCGGACGCTCGCCGTTGACGGCTCGGTCACGGCGCAGCCATTCCTGCACGGCATAGCGCTTGGCCAACCCGTTGGGCAGGAACGCCAGATTATTGCCGTTGCCATGCACGTGCATGTCGTCGAGCAGGCCACGTGCCTGCACTTCGGCCAGAACGCGAGTCAGGATGCTGTCATCGCTTTCGTTGTGCTTGGTGACCACATAATGGAAAAGTTTCGCCTCCTCCACTACCCAGCCACGCAACGAAACGCCCATTTCCTGACCAATGGCCAAAGTTGCGGCGCTCAGCTCATGCAAACGTCCCTGATAAGCGGCCAGGGTCTGTTTCATCTGTGCATTCCAGTCGCTGTCCAGGCGACCGGCAGCATCGAGCATCACGCCACCATGGGAGCAGATTGCGCCCGAGCTGAACGGCAACTTCACCCGGCTGTAAGCCTCGACGCTACGCGCCGTGACCGGCACCACATCGGAATGGGCCAGCAGCCAGTTCACGAAGGATTTCTGCACATTGGTCATGTAGCCATTGGCATTGCCGGTGAGGTCGACGGTTGCCACATGCTTTTCGATACCGGGAGCCGTCTTGCGGGCGGTCTGGAACAGGGTGTCGTCCAGATCCACGAATATCAGCGGGCGTTCGTTACTCATCACAGATGACCTCGGCATTCAGCGCTTCGACCAGCTCGGCGGGCACAGCCTGCTGAGGGGTTTCGGTGCAGATCAGTACGCGATCGAACTGACCGGGCCGTACGTTGTAAAGAAAATTGGGAATCCCCAGGCCGTAGTTGTCGGAGAACGACAAGGCATGATCGATGGCATGCCCCAGGGCAATCGGTGAACGGCTGGTGGAACTGAAATGCACGTCGGCACCGGCCTTTTCCAGACGCTCGGCCAACAGGAACGGGCGCCAGACGAATTCGCTGGTGCCCACCACCAGAACACGCTCGCCCTTGGCGACCTGAATGTCGGGGGCCAGGGTGTCGAGTACCGAGCGAACACCCAGACGTCCCCAGTCATTAGCGGTGACCAAAGGCCAGTCACCCATGGCGACGGTGCCGACTTCCGGCATGTCCGGCAGTGGCGCGGCCAGATCCTCGGCAAAGGAATAGGAACCCTGCAGCAAGGAAACCTGCTCGGCCACATCGCCCATGGTGGTGCTGACCGCACCGGCCGACCAGTCGGTCAGGACGCAGGTCACGACACGCTCGACCTTGCTCAGCCCGGCCTCGACCAGCGCCCGATAGAGGTTGATAAATGTCTTGCCGGTTGAGGCTTCGTCATCCACCAGCACCAGCGAACGAGCGCCCAGCATCATCTCGCGCAGCGCAGGGTCGGTGGGCAAGTGAATCAGGTGAGCACTGGCGTGGCTGTGTTCTTCCTCGAAACGGGCGAACAGCTCGGTGCCCGTCGGGTGGCGAGTACTGACCAGATACAGCGAATCCGGACGCGACTCGCTGTAGGCGCGATGCACACCGGCACCCAGCCCTACAGCCGTCTCGGCCATGCCGATGACCAGCACCGGGCCAGGAAGATCGGCCGGGATCTTGTAGGCAAGGTCCCGGAAGCTCTTGAGCATCACGCCCGGACGCACCGGGATATGTCGCCCCAACACGCGGGAAACGAAGAGAAACGCCCGCTTGGGATTGCGTCGCTCGGCAAAGCCGAACAGGGAGTCCGGCGCGATGGTGGACGAGTCGACCATCACATCGAGACGACCACGAAGCAGATCAGCGCGAAGCCTTGTAGGGGTTGAAAGAGCTGAACTGCTGTCCATCGATAGATTCCTGGTTAACGGGGCCAATGCCCCTTGCGCCTGCCCGTTTCCCGGAGGAAAGCGGTCGTTACGTGCGCGAGGCCTCAAGGAGCCAGAGCGCCGACTGGGCAGAGCGTGTAATTTCAGTTGTGGTGTACGTCCTCTCAGGACGGGCATGGGATGCCGTTACGCGGCAGGCTTCCAGAAAAGACAGAAGCAATGCCGACTTCACCGCGAAATTCATGTTCTGTGCATCCGGCACACTTGAGGTCACCATCCCGATAACCGCGCCACCGTTGTCGAACAGTGGACTGCCACTGGAGCCCGGCTGAATGGGCGCCGTGAACTGAAACAGGCTGGCATCGCTGTGCAAGCCGAACAGGCCGGATATCCCGCCCTGAGTCACTTGCAGGCTGCCGCCAGAAATAGAAGCCAGTGGATAACCCAGCGCTACCACCGTATCGCCAGGCTCCGCGCCCGTGCCTTCACGGAACGTGACCGGTTTGAGCGGCGAAGCGCCTTGTACCCGCAGCAACGCGATGTCGTTTCGACGATCGACCACCACTGGCTCGACCTTGAAGCGCCCTTCCAGCGAACTGATATACAGCACGCTCATGTCTTCAATGACATGGGCACACGTCATCACATGGGAAGGCCCGACCACAAACGCAGTGCCTGTCGCCGACTGATGATGACCGCCCGGAGAGTTGATGGAACTGCGCCGAGGGTGATGATCATTGACCTCAAGGCCGATCTTGCGTCCAAACGCTGCCAGTCCGTAGGCAGAACCTTCATGCAGCGCTCGAAACTTCCATTGATCGTTGCGCTGGTAAAACTCACCGATGATGATCGAAGCCTCACCGTTGTCCCGCAGATC encodes:
- a CDS encoding cysteine protease StiP domain-containing protein, translating into MSNPVHGLDTVGSGSYLADDVHFLLRGVEMDTTDVEEKERLIQTKQKHYSEMISLESAPGDAHGALFERALMQNGLRMATDVQALALALDQACQGREIVLVSFVRAGLPLGVLLRRSLIGLGREAHHYGISIIRDRGIDSVALEAIIQAHGAQNIVFVDGWTGKGAISGEIKRSLAGDARFPEEPRLVVLADPCGSAWLAASSEDWVIPSGILGATVSGLVSRSIWPADGGLHGCVVYDHLQGHDVTRSFIERIESQRRNLQGVVAAQPWTPQQRIELKRSAREVIDTLAGRFGINNLNRVKPGIAEATRAVMRRVPDHVLVRNTTDSDVQLLMHLTEKAGIPVEESANALGPYRAVTIIRSLS
- a CDS encoding HAD family hydrolase, with translation MSNERPLIFVDLDDTLFQTARKTAPGIEKHVATVDLTGNANGYMTNVQKSFVNWLLAHSDVVPVTARSVEAYSRVKLPFSSGAICSHGGVMLDAAGRLDSDWNAQMKQTLAAYQGRLHELSAATLAIGQEMGVSLRGWVVEEAKLFHYVVTKHNESDDSILTRVLAEVQARGLLDDMHVHGNGNNLAFLPNGLAKRYAVQEWLRRDRAVNGERPVLGFGDSITDLGFMDECHWWATPARSQLAKMFAGAAHE
- a CDS encoding phosphoribosyltransferase domain-containing protein; this encodes MDSSSALSTPTRLRADLLRGRLDVMVDSSTIAPDSLFGFAERRNPKRAFLFVSRVLGRHIPVRPGVMLKSFRDLAYKIPADLPGPVLVIGMAETAVGLGAGVHRAYSESRPDSLYLVSTRHPTGTELFARFEEEHSHASAHLIHLPTDPALREMMLGARSLVLVDDEASTGKTFINLYRALVEAGLSKVERVVTCVLTDWSAGAVSTTMGDVAEQVSLLQGSYSFAEDLAAPLPDMPEVGTVAMGDWPLVTANDWGRLGVRSVLDTLAPDIQVAKGERVLVVGTSEFVWRPFLLAERLEKAGADVHFSSTSRSPIALGHAIDHALSFSDNYGLGIPNFLYNVRPGQFDRVLICTETPQQAVPAELVEALNAEVICDE
- a CDS encoding HAD-IB family hydrolase; protein product: MIEPDLEVEVEQRLLAVFDFDGTLTRHDSFVPFLKFAFGQRAFSVRMARLVLPSLGYLAKRVTRDELKGRLIKAFLTGVEVDWLQQKAEAFCQLYWARLMRPAALESVAAEIEKGAIVTLCSASPAMVLQPFADRLKVELIGTNLEVIDGKLTGLIEGSNCRCDSKVMRLEGVYGPLSQFRVRAWGDTRGDHELLAAAQDAHWRLFHPAWRRGRYKGPVNAKLHNRDGIDGPSR
- a CDS encoding HpcH/HpaI aldolase/citrate lyase family protein — its product is MAIPSPYALGATLYMPATRDDILDVVFAEKIPELRSLVVCLEDAVALIDVETALVNLRNVLTRIQDRGGRPVNGPLLFVRPRDAAMAKILNDWPLMAHVDGFVVPKLSLQSLASWEDAVTNPELALMPTLETPEVFNPTAMVELGQALKVNLGERIIALRIGGNDLMGCLGLRRNPAMTLYGTPMGYVIPMLSGVMGSQGFALTAPVFEQLATPDIMEQELALDISNGMVGKTAIHPSQVNIIQNAFRVSLEDLNCARMILNSVAPAVFKYNDAMCEPATHYKWATHIMERAKWHGVLPTPASIVDASIRLAEAVS
- a CDS encoding trypsin-like peptidase domain-containing protein — encoded protein: MKLLAPGANTAIANAHCTWLLESGKASVFGEYVAVALLPVDEKRQPKGNPALLHREQDWMEWSDGPERVGCSLKLDRLPAGSDRVLVMVYVYAATGPIRDISSLRLVIDKEIEVQADLRDNGEASIIIGEFYQRNDQWKFRALHEGSAYGLAAFGRKIGLEVNDHHPRRSSINSPGGHHQSATGTAFVVGPSHVMTCAHVIEDMSVLYISSLEGRFKVEPVVVDRRNDIALLRVQGASPLKPVTFREGTGAEPGDTVVALGYPLASISGGSLQVTQGGISGLFGLHSDASLFQFTAPIQPGSSGSPLFDNGGAVIGMVTSSVPDAQNMNFAVKSALLLSFLEACRVTASHARPERTYTTTEITRSAQSALWLLEASRT